From the genome of Ignavibacteriales bacterium, one region includes:
- a CDS encoding serine hydrolase: MIETVSLIDKVVKYIPEFGVNGKENITIGNLLIHNSGLTAWKNFTKEI, from the coding sequence GTGATAGAAACTGTTTCGCTCATTGATAAGGTTGTAAAATACATTCCTGAGTTTGGCGTTAACGGAAAAGAAAATATAACAATAGGAAATTTGCTGATTCATAATTCAGGATTAACAGCGTGGAAAAATTTTACGAAAGAGATTTAA